A window of the Vanessa cardui chromosome 12, ilVanCard2.1, whole genome shotgun sequence genome harbors these coding sequences:
- the LOC124534386 gene encoding myosin heavy chain, muscle isoform X9 — translation MPKPQVQEGEDPDPTPYLFVSLEQKRIDQSKPYDGKKACWVPDEKEGFVQGEIKATKGDLVTVNLPGGETKDFKKDLVAQVNPPKYEKCEDMSNLTYLNDASVLYNLKQRYYHKLIYTYSGLFCVAINPYKRFPVYTFRCAKLYRGKRRSEVPPHIFAISDGAYVNMLTNHENQSMLITGESGAGKTENTKKVIAYFATVGAAQKKDPTQDKKGSLEDQVVQTNPVLEAFGNAKTVRNDNSSRFGKFIRIHFGPSGKLAGADIETYLLEKARVISQQALERSYHIFYQMMSGSVSGLKAICYLSNDVNDYNIVSQGKTVIPGVDDGEEMKLTDQAFDILGFTQEEKDNVYKITAAVMHMGCMKFKQRGREEQAEADGTEDGEKVAKLLGVDCQDLYKNLLKPRIKVGNEFVTQGRNKDQVTNSVGALCKGMFDRLFKWLVKKCNETLDTKQKRQHFIGVLDIAGFEIFDMNGFNQLCINFTNEKLQQYFNHFMFVLEQEEYEREGIIWDFIDFGMDLQPTINLIEKPMGILSILEEESMFPKATDQTFVEKLNNNHLGKSAPYLKPKPPKPGCQAAHFAIGHYAGNVGYNITGWLEKNKDPLNDTVVDQFKKGANKLLVEIFADHPGQSGDAGAGGGGGKGAGGKRAKGSAFQTVSSLYREQLNNLMTTLRSTQPHFVRCIIPNELKQAGLIDSHLVMHQLTCNGVLEGIRICRKGFPNRMVYPDFKLRYKILAPQAAEKETDPKKIAQVILEATGLDVESYRLGHTKVFFRAGVLGQMEELRDDRLSKIVSWLQAYIRGYLSRKDFKKLQEQRLALQVVQRNLRKYLQLRTWPWWKLWQRVKPLLNVTRVEDEMAKLEEKAQKAQEAFEKEEKLRKEVEALNSKLLEEKQALLASLEGEKGSLSETQERANKLAAQKADLEGQLRDTQDRLTQEEDARNQLFQAKKKLEQEISGLKKDVEDLELSIQKSEQDKATKDHQIRNLNDEIAHQDELINKLNKEKKLQGESNQKTSEELQAAEDKVNHLNKVKQKLEQTLDELEDSLEREKKLRGDVEKQRRKVEGDLKLTQEAVSDLERNKKELEQTIQRKDKEISSLTAKLEDEQSLVSKVQKQIKELQARIEELEEEVESERQARAKAEKQRADLARELEELGERLEEAGGATSAQIELNKKREAELSKLRRDLEEANIQHESTLANLRKKHNDAVAEMGEQLDQLNKLKAKAEKERSQYFSEVNDLRAGLDHLSNEKAAQEKIVKQLQHQLNEVQGKADESNRTLNDLDAAKKKLSIENSDLLRQLEEAESQVSQLSKIKVSLTTQLEDTKRLADEEARERATLLGKFRNLEHDLDNIREQVEEEAEGKADLQRQLSKANAEAQLWRSKYESEGVARSEELEEAKRKLQARLAEAEETIESLNQKVVALEKTKQRLSTEVEDLQLEVDRATAIANAAEKKQKAFDKIIGEWKLKVDDLAAELDASQKECRNYSTELFRLKGAYEEGQEQLEAVRRENKNLADEVKDLLDQIGEGGRNIHEIEKARKRLEAEKDELQAALEEAEAALEQEENKVLRAQLELSQVRQEIDRRIQEKEEEFENTRKNHQRALDSMQASLEAEAKGKAEALRMKKKLEADINELEIALDHANKANAEAQKNIKRYQAQIKDLQTALEEEQRARDDAREQLGISERRANALQNELEESRTLLEQADRARRQAEQELGDAHEQLNELSAQSASLSAAKRKLESELQTLHSDLDELLNEAKNSEEKAKKAMVDAARLADELRAEQEHAQTQEKLRKALEQQIKELQVRLDEAEANALKGGKKAIQKLEQRVRELENELDGEQRRHADAQKNLRKAERRIKELTFQAEEDRKNHERMQDLVDKLQQKIKTYKRQIEEAEEIAALNLAKFRKAQQELEEAEERADLAEQAISKFRGKGRAGSAARGVSPAPQRTRPAFDGFGTFPPRFDLAPENDF, via the exons ACGTACTCGGGTCTCTTCTGTGTCGCCATCAACCCTTACAAGAGATTCCCCGTGTACACGTTCCGATGTGCCAAGCTTTACCGAGGCAAGCGTCGTTCGGAAGTGCCACCCCACATTTTCGCCATTTCCGACGGCGCCTACGTCAACATGTTGACCAACCACGAGAATCAATCTATGTTGATTAC CGGTGAGTCTGGTGCCGGAAAGACTGAGAACACGAAGAAGGTAATTGCCTACTTCGCCACCGTTGGTGCAGCGCAAAAGAAGGACCCCACCCAGGACAAGAAGGGATCCCTGGAAGACCAGGTCGTCCAAACTAACCCTGTGCTTGAAGCCTTCGGTAACGCCAAGACTGTGCGTAACGACAACTCTTCCCGTTTC GGTAAATTCATCCGTATTCACTTCGGCCCCTCTGGAAAACTGGCTGGTGCTGACATTGAGACCT ACCTGCTCGAGAAGGCTCGTGTAATTTCCCAGCAAGCCCTTGAGCGTTCCTACCACATCTTCTACCAGATGATGTCTGGTTCCGTAAGCGGTCTTAAAG CCATCTGCTATTTGTCTAACGACGTCAACGACTACAACATCGTATCGCAAGGAAAGACCGTCATCCCTGGCGTTGACGACGGTGAAGAAATGAAACTTACTGAC CAAGCCTTCGACATTCTTGGTTTCACCCAAGAAGAGAAGGACAATGTTTACAAGATCACCGCCGCTGTCATGCACATGGGTTGTATGAAGTTCAAGCAGAGGGGTCGTGAAGAACAGGCTGAGGCTGATGGTACTGAG GATGGTGAAAAGGTTGCCAAGCTCCTCGGTGTTGACTGCCAGGACTTGTACAAGAACTTGCTGAAGCCCCGCATCAAGGTCGGAAACGAGTTCGTGACCCAGGGTCGTAACAAGGACCAGGTCACCAACTCCGTCGGTGCCCTCTGTAAGGGAATGTTCGATCGTCTCTTCAAGTGGCTCGTCAAGAAGTGTAACGAAACCCTAGACACCAAGCAGAAGAGACAGCACTTCATCGGTGTACTGGATATTGCTGGTTTCGAAATCTTCGAC ATGAACGGGTTTAATCAGCTCTGTATTAACTTTACCAACGAAAAATTGCAACagtattttaatcatttcatGTTCGTCCTAGAACAAGAGGAATACGAAAGAGAAGGGATCATATGGGACTTTATTGATTTTGGTATGGACCTTCAACCGACCATTAATTTGATAGAAAAG CCTATGGGTATCCTCTCAATTCTTGAGGAAGAGTCTATGTTCCCGAAAGCCACTGACCAGACATTCGTTGAGAAGTTGAACAACAACCACTTGGGTAAATCTGCTCCTTACCTGAAGCCCAAACCCCCCAAGCCTGGTTGCCAAGCCGCTCACTTCGCTATTGGTCACTACGCCGGTAAT GTCGGTTACAACATCACCGGATGGCTGGAAAAGAACAAGGACCCTCTTAACGACACTGTCGTTGACCAATTCAAGAAGGGTGCCAACAAACTGTTGGTTGAAATCTTCGCTGACCATCCTGGCCAGTCTGGTGATGCTGGTGCTGGTGGTGGCGGCGGCAAGG GCGCTGGAGGCAAGCGTGCCAAGGGTTCCGCTTTCCAGACCGTGTCATCACTTTACAGG GAACAACTTAACAACTTGATGACAACGCTGAGGTCTACTCAACCTCACTTCGTGCGTTGTATCATTCCCAATGAATTGAAACAGGCTG GTCTCATCGACTCTCACCTTGTGATGCACCAGCTCACCTGTAACGGTGTGCTTGAAGGCATCCGTATTTGCCGTAAAGGTTTCCCCAACAGGATGGTCTACCCTGACTTCAAGCTCCG CTACAAGATCCTGGCCCCTCAAGCTGCGGAAAAAGAAACTGACCCTAAGAAAATCGCCCAAGTCATCTTAGAAGCCACGGGCTTGGATGTCGAGTCCTACCGTCTGGGTCATACCAAG GTATTCTTCCGCGCTGGTGTTCTGGGTCAGATGGAAGAGTTGCGTGACGACAGGCTGTCTAAGATCGTATCTTGGCTCCAGGCCTACATCCGTGGTTACCTTTCCCGTAAGGACTTCAAGAAGTTGCAGGAACAGAG ATTGGCTCTCCAAGTTGTCCAACGCAACTTGCGCAAGTACTTGCAGCTCCGCACCTGGCCATGGTGGAAACTGTGGCAGAGGGTCAAGCCCCTCCTCAACGTCACCCGCGTCGAGGATGAGATGGCG AAACTCGAGGAGAAGGCTCAAAAGGCCCAGGAGGCTTTTGAGAAGGAAGAGAAACTCCGCAAGGAGGTCGAGGCCCTCAACTCTAAGCTGCTTGAGGAGAAGCAGGCCCTGCTTGCTTCCCTTGAGGGAGAGAAGGGCTCTCTCTCTGAAACCCAGGAGCGTGCCAACAAACTCGCAGCACAAAAGGCTGATCTCGAGGGTCAACTTAGG GACACACAAGACCGTCTCACCCAGGAGGAAGATGCCCGCAACCAGCTATTCCAAGCCAAGAAGAAGTTGGAGCAGGAAATCTCCGGCCTGAAGAAGGATGTAGAAGACCTCGAACTTAGCATCCAGAAGTCTGAGCAAGACAAGGCTACCAAAGACCACCAAATCCGCAACTTGAACGATGAAATCGCCCACCAGGACGAGCTCATCAACAAGCTTAACAAGGAAAAGAAACTTCAAGGAGAATCTAACCAGAAGACCTCCGAGGAGCTGCAAGCCGCCGAAGACAAGGTCAACCACCTCAACAAGGTCAAGCAGAAGCTCGAGCAGACCCTTGATGAGCTCGAAGACTCATTGGAGCGTGAAAAGAAACTGCGCGGTGATGTTGAGAAGCAGAGGAGGAAAGTTGAAGGCGACCTTAAACTTACCCAGGAAGCCGTCTCTGACCTCGAACGCAACAAAAAGGAACTCGAACAAACTATTCAGCGCAAGGACAAGGAAATCTCATCTCTCACCGCCAAGCTCGAAGACGAACAATCTTTGGTCAGCAAGGTCCAGAAACAGATCAAGGAACTGCAAGCCCGCATCGAGGAACTGGAAGAGGAAGTCGAATCCGAACGCCAGGCCCGTGCTAAGGCTGAGAAGCAGCGCGCTGATCTCGCTCGTGAACTCGAGGAGTTGGGTGAGCGTCTCGAGGAAGCCGGTGGTGCCACCTCTGCTCAAATTGAACTCAACAAGAAGCGTGAGGCTGAGCTCAGCAAGCTCCGTCGTGACTTGGAGGAAGCTAACATCCAGCACGAGTCCACCCTCGCCAACCTCCGCAAGAAGCACAACGATGCCGTTGCGGAAATGGGTGAGCAGCTCGACCAGCTCAACAAGCTTAAGGCTAA GGCTGAGAAAGAGCGCTCTCAATACTTTAGCGAAGTCAATGACCTTCGCGCCGGTCTCGACCACTTGTCCAACGAAAAG GCTGCTCAAGAAAAGATCGTCAAGCAACTTCAACACCAGCTCAACGAGGTTCAAGGCAAGGCTGATGAATCCAACCGCACCCTCAATGACCTGGATGCCGCTAAGAAGAAGTTGTCGATTGAGAACTCCGACCTGCTCCGCCAGTTGGAGGAGGCTGAGTCCCAGGTGTCGCAGCTCTCCAAGATTAAGGTGTCGCTCACCACTCAGTTGGAGGACACCAAGAGGCTCGCTGACGAAGAGGCCAGG GAACGCGCTACTTTACTCGGCAAGTTCCGCAACCTCGAACACGACTTGGACAACATCCGCGAGCAAGTGGAAGAGGAAGCCGAAGGCAAGGCTGACCTACAACGTCAACTCTCCAAGGCTAACGCTGAAGCTCAACTCTGGCGCTCCAAGTACGAGTCCGAAGGTGTTGCTCGCTCCGAGGAACTCGAGGAAGCCAAGCGCAAACTTCAAGCCCGTCTTGCCGAAGCCGAAGAAACTATCGAGTCTCTCAACCAGAAGGTTGTTGCTCTCGAGAAGACCAAGCAACGTCTTTCCACCGAAGTCGAGGACTTGCAACTCGAGGTTGACCGTGCCACTGCCATCGCTAACGCTGCTGAGAAGAAACAGAAGGCGTTCGATAAGATCATTGGTGAATGGAAACTCAAGGTTGATGACCTTGCCGCTGAGCTTGATGCCAGCCAGAAGGAATGCCGTAACTACTCTACCGAATTATTCCGCCTTAAGGGTGCCTACGAGGAAGGTCAGGAACAACTCGAGGCCGTACGCCGTGAAAACAAGAACCTCGCTGATGAAGTCAAGGATCTCCTTGACCAGATTGGCGAAGGTGGTCGCAACATCCATGAAATTGAGAAGGCCAGGAAGCGCCTTGAAGCTGAAAAGGATGAACTCCAAGCTGCCCTCGAGGAAGCCGAAGCAGCTCTTGAGCAGGAAGAGAACAAGGTTCTGCGTGCTCAACTCGAGCTGTCTCAAGTCAGACAGGAGATCGACAGGAGGATCCAGGAGAAGGAAGAAGAATTCGAAAACACCCGCAAGAACCACCAACGTGCCTTGGACTCCATGCAAGCTTCCCTTGAAGCTGAAGCTAAGGGCAAGGCTGAGGCCCTGCGCATGAAGAAGAAGTTGGAGGCTGACATCAATGAACTCGAGATCGCTCTCGACCACGCCAACAAAGCTAACGCTGAAGCCCAGAAGAACATTAAACGTTACCAGGCACAGATCAAGGACCTCCAAACTGCCTTGGAAGAAGAACAGCGTGCTCGTGATGATGCCCGTGAACAGCTCGGAATCTCTGAGCGTCGTGCAAACGCCCTCCAAAATGAGCTCGAAGAATCTCGTACGCTCCTTGAACAGGCCGACCGTGCCCGCCGCCAAGCTGAACAAGAACTTGGTGATGCCCACGAACAGCTCAACGAACTCTCTGCTCAAAGCGCTTCCCTCTCTGCCGCTAAGAGGAAACTCGAGTCCGAGCTCCAGACCCTGCACTCTGACCTCGATGAACTCCTTAACGAGGCTAAGAACTCCGAGGAGAAGGCAAAGAAGGCTATGGTTGATGCTGCCAGGCTTGCCGATGAACTCCGTGCTGAGCAAGAACACGCCCAGACACAGGAGAAACTTCGCAAGGCACTTGAACAACAGATCAAGGAATTGCAAGTCAGGCTTGACGAAGCTGAAGCTAACGCGCTCAAGGGAGGCAAGAAGGCCATCCAGAAACTTGAACAAAGAGTCAGGGAGCTTGAAAACGAGCTCGACGGCGAACAGAGGAGGCACGCTGATGCACAGAAGAACCTGCGCAAGGCTGAGAGACGCATCAAGGAATTGACCTTCCAGGCTGAAGAAGACCGCAAGAACCACGAGCGTATGCAGGACCTGGTTGACAAACTGCAGCAGAAGATCAAGACCTACAAGAGGCAGATCGAAGAAGCCGAAGAGATCGCCGCCCTTAACTTGGCTAAGTTCCGTAAGGCACAGCAAGAATTGGAAGAAGCTGAAGAAAGGGCAGACCTTGCCGAGCAAGCTATCAGCAAATTCCGTGGCAAGGGACGCGCGGGATCAGCTGCGAGAGGAGTCAGTCCGgcg CCCCAACGTACGCGCCCCGCCTTCGACGGTTTCGGCACCTTCCCACCAAGGTTCGACCTGGCGCCCGAAAACGATTTCTAA